Part of the Candidatus Chlorohelix allophototropha genome, ATATTATTTCACCACTGCTGGCAACATAAGTTCCGAAGATACATTTCAAGATAGAACTTTTGCCGCTGCCACTCAGCCCGGCTATGCCCACGAAAAGGCCTCTTTCGACTTCAAACGAAATGCCCTTAAAAGCGTTTATTTGCTTCCCACGCAAAATGTGCTGCGTGAAAACCTTACTCAAATTATTTATCTGGATGTGTGTATTTTGCATAGCTGCCCACTTAACTATTACTGGAACTAACCAATAACTGGGTGTAGGGATGTTGCGGGTCTTCCAGTATTTGGTCAGTCAATCCATTTTCCACTACTCGTCCGTTTTTCATCACCAAAGTGCGCTCGCTTAACAAGCGGATTACGCCCAAGTCGTGGGAAACCACTACAATCGCCACGCCACTCTCACGCTGCACCTCTTTTACTAAGTCAATAACCCCCGCTTGTACTGAAACATCCAAGCCGGTGGTCATCTCATCCAACAAGAGCAAGACGGGATGATTCGCCAAAGCCTTTGCGATTTGAACACGCTGCTGCATGCCGCCGCTGAAAAAAGCCGGGTAATGATCCATCCGATTTAGCGGCACTTCCATTCGGTTCAACAAAGCCCCGGAGCGTTCCCTGATTTCAGCCACATTGCGCCACTCTGCCGCCAAAAGTCTCTCCGCAATGTTACCGCCTGCCGTAATGTGCAAGTGCAAACCCTGTGCCGGGTTCTGACGTACCATACCCATCACAAAATCCTGTAGATAACGCGCTTGCTGACTACTGGCTTGGAATATATCTTGTCGCCCATTCCCGAAGGATTTTAGAAAAGCCTGTCCCTTGGAGGGTGCTACATCCCCGTAGAGGCAGCGCAACAGTGTGGTTTTACCGCTACCGCTTTCTCCCACCACGCCTAGAATCTCACCCTCGTACACCTCAAAATTAACATCGGCGCAAGCCACCAGCGTACCGCAATTGGAACAAGTATTAGAGTCTGTTTCCGGTCCGGTTAACTCTAGGCAGCGCGGACAACCGTGTCCGTAAATACGGGTGAGATTTTCAACCACCAACAAGGGGGTCTCCACCTCCACGTTTGTTTGTTTTGGGGCTGTTTCGGTTATCATCCGGCGAACTCCTTTTGCATTTCACGCTCTGCTGCTTTCTTTGCGACTCGTTCATCGCAGTAGGCGGTGTCCGAACACATATAGGTCTTTTGCCCTGCCTCGGTGGTTATCTCATCCAAGAAAGAGTGTTCCGCTCCGCAACGCTGGCAGCGTATCCCGTGGAAATCCTCTACAGTGAAGGGGTAATCCTCGAAATCGAGTGGTATTACCGCAGTACGCGGCGGAACCGCATACAACCTTTTTTCGCGTCCTGCCCCGAACAGCGAAAGATGCTCAGCGTTGTGAAGTTTCTCCACATCCCAACGTGGGATTGGGCTAGGAGCCATCACATACCGTCCATTCACCATTACAGGGTAACTGTAGGCACGCGCTAAAAGCCCATGCTTTACAATTTCTTCGTATAACGCCACCCACATTCGGCTGTAATTCTTATCGGCATGCATTCGCCGTGTGGCGTTTTCGGAGCGTTCCACCAAACGCAATGGCTCTGGCAATGGAACTTGCAAGACTAACAATTGTCCCGCCTGCATTTTTTCTTCTGGAATGCGGTGGCGGGTTTGGATTATAGTGGCTTCGGTAGTTTGGAAGGTGGTGGTAACGTCTGGTGCGGTGCGCTCAATCAGGCGGCGAATGTTGGCAGCATTAACTCCCGCGTCAGTTCCCTGATCAATTACTTTAACTATATCTCCCTGCCCGATTAGAGAAAGAGTTATTTGCAGACCGCCAGTACCCCAACCGCGCCCGATGGGTAATTCTCGCGAACCGAATGGCACTTGGTATCCGGGTATGGCAACGGCTTTAAGTAAGTTGCGCCGGATTTCTCTTTTGCTGCCTTCATCTAGGAAAGCGTAATTATAATTTTCTTCGGTGGTAATTAAATCTTTCAGCATTACTTTTTCCTTGCTTCCGCAGCATATGCCAAGCGGGTTTCTTCGCGAGAGCGGTCAAGACTGGACTGGAAGGTAACATAGTGTGGCAACTTTAGATGCTCTACAAACCCACTCGATTCAACGCTGTCTATGTGATAAAGCACAAATTCTTGGTCGCTGCTAGGGGCATCTCCGCCTATGTCCATCGCTCTATCTAGGATAGACATCGAAATCGCTTTGCGTTCGTTCTGTCCATAAACCAAGCCATAGCCTAGCTCATACAATGGCTCGGCTTTTTCTTCATTATTGTTTGTCGATTCTTGTTGCGCAATTCCGTCTTTATCCCGACCCACAATACTGTAGTCGTGGTTTAAGGCTTCTACTTCCGTAACCCGCAACTGCCCTATTGTGACCGGATTACCGGTGAGTGGATGCAAAAACTCGACCGGAACTTTCCCGTAGCGCAATTCCGAAATGGTAGGATGAACCATCCCATAGCCACGCAACGAACTATAGCCTAACGCCACCATCGCTCCCGTTTCGCCCCGTGCTAATGTTTGCAACCGAGCGGAACGAGGGGCGGGAAATTTCAGCGTATCTCTGGTGATGTCAAAAGGTTCTTGCTCAGAAGGGGCGAGTGCGGTAAGCAAGCCTTCCGCCCGTAACAAGTCTGAAACCCTTGAAAACTTGGGCATGTCTGTTGTCGCTTTTGGTTGCTGGAAGGCAGATTCAGGGGCGCGAATTTCTTCTATGAGATTGAAATCAAGTAGGCGCTGAGTGTAATCGCGCGTACGACCAAGCACTTGACCACCGGGGATATTTTTAAACGCGCTGGAAATTCGCCGCAAAACTTTCATTCGGCTTGTATCAATCGGCAAGGAGTAGCCCAATCGCTCTAGGGTGGACTTATAAGCGCGGAGTAAAAACCCCGCCTCCATCAAATCCCCTTCTGCCTGTTTTAAAGCCAACGCTGCCAACTTTTCGTCATACAATCCGGCTTCGCTCATTACCTGATCTACCGCCATACGTTGTTGCTCAATAAGCTGGTCTATTTGCAATAGTTCGCTATGACATTGCAATCTGCCGAGTTTTACCAGTTCCTCAGCGGCAAGGATTGCATCTATACCGCCTTTTACCGCTACGTAACCCATCTAAAAATCCTCCCCTATTCGTCCCTCTTCCAGAATGGACAGGCGGGTGCTGCGTGGCAGACCGACCAATACACCTCCCGGAGTTAGCCAGAAAACATCTATGCCCAGAGGGTAAGCGGCATTGACCTCTCCAAGAGAAACAAAAAAGGTGGCGTTTGTGCCTGCCACCCAGAGTCTTTGTCCAAGTTTTACGCCGGGTCCGCTCAATTCCAGTAAAGCGCCTTTCTTACCTTCCGGGTTTTCTCCCAACAGGTCGGGTACTAGGCATATAAGGGTTGCGGACGAGTCAGGGTAAATAAGGTTACCGGGCTTTAGCTGAGCAGGTAGCGAAGCAACCGGAGGCTGTAGAGTAAACACATAATCGGCTTTGTCCCGAGGAACACTGCGACAATTGGCGCTTGTGCAAATTACGCTTGAAAGGTCGGCAGCAATTGTTTCATCGCCCAATAAGCAAAAAGTAACTTCATGGTCTAAGATGGTTGCGAGAAATGCGCCCAACGTTTCAAAGTGGGCGTAATTCCGGGAAGAATTAGGTAAAGTGTTCCCAAAGAAATCCCCGGTCTTGGGTAAATGGAAAACCTGACCGGGGTTTGCCAATGCATCCAACATTACTCGGAAAATTTTCTGACTGTCACGGGTGTGGTCAAAACGGCGGGCGGGTGTTAATGAAATAGCGCTCAAGCTCAAGCCTCCATTTCGTCGAAATTTACTTTGGTAGCCGCGATTGTTGCCCACTCTGCGGCATCTTTTTCTTGCTGGAGTTGTGACATTAAGGTCAACGTTTCCAGTATATCCGGTGAAAGCGGATGGGATGCTTCCAAAGCAGCGTCACAAATAGCTCCGGCGAGGGCGTGCATCCGGTCGCTGCCGAGAACTAGCATGTATCCCGTTCCGCCCTGAAGTTGCACCTCCGCTTCCGTTACAAGGGCTTCCCCGAAGTTAAATATTTCACCTTTGGCAGTTTCGCGAGCGCGAATCATCATTATCGCCGGGTGAGGTTGCCGAGTTATTTCTAGTTCAATTCCTGAATCCAGCAAGCGGTCAGCCATCACCACCAGAGGCTCAGATGGGCCGGCTGCCATTATTTCAAAGCGTTTTTCTCTATCCATTTTGGCTTACAAACCTTTTTATGTTATTATTTAATTGCGTAAAGCTTTACGCAATTTTTATAGCATTCAAAAACAGTCCTGTCAATAGCGAATTTTGAAAATGATAAAATCAGAAGATGGGAAAGAACGGCTGGTTTTGGCTATAAACCCCGTAATAGGACACAACCTAGTCAGCCAAGCTGATAAAATAAAGACCCTAGAACAATACCTTGAGCAGGTGTTGGAGATCCCTGTACAGGTTGGGTTGTGGGAAAATTACGAAGAAACCCTAAACGGTATGGAGCGCGGAGAAATTGATGCGGCTCGATTGGGGTTATATGCCTTTGCTCAGGCGCAGGCTCGTTTTGGGGCGCGTGCTCTCGCCAACGCTATTGAGGTTTCTGCCGGAGACAATGCCCCACCAGTGCCTTACCGGAGCGTTATCTTTACTCGTAAGGATACAGGGATTGTCGGGTTAATCCAATTAAAAGGACAGGAATTTGGTTTTGTTGACCGAAATTCGTCAACAGGCTACCTAGTGCCTTCTCTCATGCTGGATCAGGCAGGCTTAAAGCCTGCTACCGACCTAAAACCACATTTCTTACTAGGTCATAATACAGTGGTAGAGGCTGTTTGCCAAGGAAAACTGTTTGCCGGAGCGACGATGCAATCAGCCTACTTGCACCATTTACAAGAACACCCCACTTGCAGTTTGCAGTTGCTGGCTACTTCCCCACTTCTATCCAGAGGACCGGTGGCAGTTCGACCGGGGTTGCCCCCCCGGCTTGAGCATAAATTATTGCAAGCATTGGTACAGCTAGACCAGCGTGTACCGGAAGCAGCCTCATTACTTATTCCTACCAACCAACGCTTTACCCCAGCAGCACAACGTGAAATGACCCTGAAAACCGTGGCGGAATTAGCCGGGGTGAGTTATGGGACTGTATCTCGCGCTATAAACGGGCGCGCCCGGATTGCTCCAGACACGACTGCTCGCATTTTAAAACTGGTGGAAGAATTGGGTTACCGTCCCAACTCAAATGCTCGCAACTTACACCAGAATCGGGGCGATTTAATTGGGCTGCTCATACCCACTTTGCAGATTCCCGCACTGGATGAGATCGTAGCCGGAATACAGGCAGTATTCAGTGAAGTAGGTTTGCAATTGGTGGTATGTCCAGCGGTTTTAAACGGAATGGCGGGGGAGAGCAGAAAAGCTTTTTTTGAACTGCTGTATAACAACCGTCTGGAAGGTATGATAATGACCCAGTATGATGCGGCTACTAGGGAAGCCGGTGAATTGGCGCGGAGTGGACGACCTTATGCTTTGTTAGAACAGGATTTGTTAGGAGAAGGTCTTATTACTGCCAGAAATTGGATAGAGGTACAGGGACACCACCGTATAGCCTTAGTACAAGAACAGGGTTCGTTGCTGGAAGCAGGTTTCATGCGTCAAGTCTTCGCCCGACAAGCTGCTCCAGAACTAGAATTTACCGAAGAAATCAACACTATTTCTAGCTGGCTAGAAACAATTTTGCAAAAACCGGAGCCGCCTACCCTTATTTTCTGTTCAGGCGACCGAACTGCGCTGTCAGTGCAAAAAACCCTATTGGCGCAACTTTCAATAGATTTGAGTGTGCTGGGGTTTGGGAATAGCGACTTGGCAAAGTGGGGCGGGTTTCCCAGCCTAGCTTTTCATGGCGTGGGGCTTGGACGGTTAGTAGCTTTGCGCCTGCTTAAAATGCTAAATATGCCTAGCCTAACCCTCTCAGAGCCCCCCTTACGAACTTGGATTGAGGTGCATCACTAACTGTAGATTACCCGTTATTAACTACTTATTAATAAATTAATATAAAAACAAATAAAATGATTTTTGAACCTCTCTGCTTTCCTACAACTACTCCTCTTTTGTAGTGAATTTTAAACCCCTATTAACATTTAGTTTATAACTCCTTTATATGCCTGTTCTATGATTTTACTAAGAGCGTTTCTTAAAACTGAGTAAAGAAGAAAGTTGAAATAAAAAAGAATAATGGGTAAGCTCGTATTATGAGTACAAGAAAAGCTTACCCTACCGACCCGAGCGATGCCGAGTGGGAAATCATTATGCCATATTTCCCCCCTAACAGTCGAGAAGGTCGTCCCAGAGTACATCCCTATCGTGAAATAGTCTGCGCCATCTTCTACTTACTCAAAACTGGTTGCCAATGGGAAATGCTTCCACAAGAGTTTCCTCATTGGAAAACAGTCTATCACTACTACCGTCTGTGGCGCTGGAACGGTCTTTGGCAACGTATTTACGAGGCACTACACCAAAAAGTGCGAGTTAAGGCAGGACGAAATCCCCAACCCAGCGCTGGTATCATCGATAGCCAGTCAGTAAAAACCACCGAAGTTGGAGGAATACGGGGTTACGATGCAGGAAAAAAGGTGAATGGGCGCAAGCGGCACCTGCTGGTGGACACCTTGGGCTTTCCGATCGTGGTCAAAGTACAAGCT contains:
- a CDS encoding ATP-binding cassette domain-containing protein, with protein sequence MITETAPKQTNVEVETPLLVVENLTRIYGHGCPRCLELTGPETDSNTCSNCGTLVACADVNFEVYEGEILGVVGESGSGKTTLLRCLYGDVAPSKGQAFLKSFGNGRQDIFQASSQQARYLQDFVMGMVRQNPAQGLHLHITAGGNIAERLLAAEWRNVAEIRERSGALLNRMEVPLNRMDHYPAFFSGGMQQRVQIAKALANHPVLLLLDEMTTGLDVSVQAGVIDLVKEVQRESGVAIVVVSHDLGVIRLLSERTLVMKNGRVVENGLTDQILEDPQHPYTQLLVSSSNS
- a CDS encoding alpha-D-ribose 1-methylphosphonate 5-phosphate C-P-lyase PhnJ — encoded protein: MLKDLITTEENYNYAFLDEGSKREIRRNLLKAVAIPGYQVPFGSRELPIGRGWGTGGLQITLSLIGQGDIVKVIDQGTDAGVNAANIRRLIERTAPDVTTTFQTTEATIIQTRHRIPEEKMQAGQLLVLQVPLPEPLRLVERSENATRRMHADKNYSRMWVALYEEIVKHGLLARAYSYPVMVNGRYVMAPSPIPRWDVEKLHNAEHLSLFGAGREKRLYAVPPRTAVIPLDFEDYPFTVEDFHGIRCQRCGAEHSFLDEITTEAGQKTYMCSDTAYCDERVAKKAAEREMQKEFAG
- a CDS encoding carbon-phosphorus lyase complex subunit PhnI, encoding MGYVAVKGGIDAILAAEELVKLGRLQCHSELLQIDQLIEQQRMAVDQVMSEAGLYDEKLAALALKQAEGDLMEAGFLLRAYKSTLERLGYSLPIDTSRMKVLRRISSAFKNIPGGQVLGRTRDYTQRLLDFNLIEEIRAPESAFQQPKATTDMPKFSRVSDLLRAEGLLTALAPSEQEPFDITRDTLKFPAPRSARLQTLARGETGAMVALGYSSLRGYGMVHPTISELRYGKVPVEFLHPLTGNPVTIGQLRVTEVEALNHDYSIVGRDKDGIAQQESTNNNEEKAEPLYELGYGLVYGQNERKAISMSILDRAMDIGGDAPSSDQEFVLYHIDSVESSGFVEHLKLPHYVTFQSSLDRSREETRLAYAAEARKK
- the phnH gene encoding phosphonate C-P lyase system protein PhnH → MSAISLTPARRFDHTRDSQKIFRVMLDALANPGQVFHLPKTGDFFGNTLPNSSRNYAHFETLGAFLATILDHEVTFCLLGDETIAADLSSVICTSANCRSVPRDKADYVFTLQPPVASLPAQLKPGNLIYPDSSATLICLVPDLLGENPEGKKGALLELSGPGVKLGQRLWVAGTNATFFVSLGEVNAAYPLGIDVFWLTPGGVLVGLPRSTRLSILEEGRIGEDF
- the phnG gene encoding phosphonate C-P lyase system protein PhnG, which produces MDREKRFEIMAAGPSEPLVVMADRLLDSGIELEITRQPHPAIMMIRARETAKGEIFNFGEALVTEAEVQLQGGTGYMLVLGSDRMHALAGAICDAALEASHPLSPDILETLTLMSQLQQEKDAAEWATIAATKVNFDEMEA
- the phnD gene encoding phosphate/phosphite/phosphonate ABC transporter substrate-binding protein; protein product: MIKSEDGKERLVLAINPVIGHNLVSQADKIKTLEQYLEQVLEIPVQVGLWENYEETLNGMERGEIDAARLGLYAFAQAQARFGARALANAIEVSAGDNAPPVPYRSVIFTRKDTGIVGLIQLKGQEFGFVDRNSSTGYLVPSLMLDQAGLKPATDLKPHFLLGHNTVVEAVCQGKLFAGATMQSAYLHHLQEHPTCSLQLLATSPLLSRGPVAVRPGLPPRLEHKLLQALVQLDQRVPEAASLLIPTNQRFTPAAQREMTLKTVAELAGVSYGTVSRAINGRARIAPDTTARILKLVEELGYRPNSNARNLHQNRGDLIGLLIPTLQIPALDEIVAGIQAVFSEVGLQLVVCPAVLNGMAGESRKAFFELLYNNRLEGMIMTQYDAATREAGELARSGRPYALLEQDLLGEGLITARNWIEVQGHHRIALVQEQGSLLEAGFMRQVFARQAAPELEFTEEINTISSWLETILQKPEPPTLIFCSGDRTALSVQKTLLAQLSIDLSVLGFGNSDLAKWGGFPSLAFHGVGLGRLVALRLLKMLNMPSLTLSEPPLRTWIEVHH
- a CDS encoding IS5 family transposase; translation: MSTRKAYPTDPSDAEWEIIMPYFPPNSREGRPRVHPYREIVCAIFYLLKTGCQWEMLPQEFPHWKTVYHYYRLWRWNGLWQRIYEALHQKVRVKAGRNPQPSAGIIDSQSVKTTEVGGIRGYDAGKKVNGRKRHLLVDTLGFPIVVKVQAANIQDRDGAIEVLATAENKCRTLKLVWADGGYSGKLVEWVAGMFDFELEIVKRTDDIKGFKVQPRRWVVERTHAWIGRNRRMAKEYERLPQHSEANIYISMIRLALKRLSKLSP